In a genomic window of Allomeiothermus silvanus DSM 9946:
- a CDS encoding IS701-like element ISMesi2 family transposase, whose protein sequence is MLSQASPKGVMPMNPPKCDDLDYIHFLIAAQRVFTCTEAARCSPKEKSPPAHDAFTRLLQRQPPDTAALWQEAKAFVKLREGLLILDDTTLDKPYARDMDLVSYHWSGKHQRVVRGIALMTLLWTEGQALIPCDFRVYDKPQDGKSKNDHFQTMLQKAKERGFQPEYVLMDSWYASLENLKAIVSFGWRFLTRLKGNRLVNPEGKGNVPIREVEIPGEGRVVHLRGFGFVRVFRTLSKDGEAEYWATNHLGMSEEKRAELERQGWGIEVYHRGLKQCCGVERAQVRKAVSILRHLLLALRAFLRLEVYRLRRGVSWYEAKASIVREAIRSYLAHPLHILQPTA, encoded by the coding sequence GTGCTTAGCCAAGCTTCTCCAAAGGGGGTGATGCCCATGAACCCACCGAAGTGCGATGACCTGGACTACATCCACTTTCTCATCGCCGCTCAGCGGGTCTTCACCTGTACCGAGGCCGCTCGCTGTAGTCCAAAGGAGAAGAGCCCTCCCGCCCATGATGCCTTTACCCGCCTGCTGCAAAGACAGCCGCCCGACACGGCGGCGCTGTGGCAGGAGGCCAAGGCCTTCGTGAAGCTCAGGGAGGGGCTGCTGATCCTGGACGACACCACCCTGGATAAGCCCTACGCTCGGGACATGGATCTGGTGAGTTACCACTGGAGCGGCAAACACCAAAGGGTGGTTAGGGGCATCGCCCTCATGACCCTGCTGTGGACGGAGGGGCAGGCCCTGATCCCCTGCGACTTTCGGGTCTACGACAAGCCCCAGGATGGGAAGAGCAAAAACGACCACTTTCAGACCATGCTCCAGAAAGCGAAGGAGCGGGGGTTTCAGCCGGAATATGTCCTGATGGACAGCTGGTATGCCAGCTTGGAGAACCTCAAGGCCATAGTCAGCTTTGGCTGGCGGTTTCTGACGCGGCTGAAGGGCAACCGCCTGGTCAACCCGGAGGGGAAGGGAAATGTACCCATCCGTGAGGTGGAAATCCCTGGGGAGGGGAGGGTGGTTCATCTTCGGGGTTTTGGGTTCGTGAGGGTGTTCCGAACGCTCTCCAAGGACGGGGAGGCGGAGTACTGGGCCACGAACCATCTGGGGATGAGCGAAGAGAAGCGGGCGGAGTTAGAGCGGCAAGGATGGGGGATCGAAGTGTACCATCGGGGGCTCAAGCAGTGCTGTGGGGTGGAGCGGGCCCAGGTGAGGAAGGCGGTCTCCATCCTGCGGCACCTCCTCCTGGCTTTGCGGGCCTTCCTCCGGCTGGAGGTCTACCGGCTGCGCAGGGGGGTGAGCTGGTACGAGGCCAAGGCGTCCATTGTTCGCGAGGCAATACGAAGTTATCTCGCCCATCCCCTCCACATCCTTCAGCCAACTGCGTAA
- a CDS encoding response regulator, with the protein MVDATSPPILVVSPSPTLKAQLELLVEELGLRWVSFSQAQEGLEFLKEHTPAAIILDEGLNPDAFAIAGRLKMIKRLRDVPLVLLVSEQNERTTITAEVSRVDHLLPKPIDRRRLKSLLRSLAHPRSENPLVD; encoded by the coding sequence ATGGTCGACGCTACTTCACCCCCTATCTTGGTGGTCTCGCCCAGCCCCACCTTGAAAGCACAACTCGAGCTACTTGTGGAGGAACTAGGACTTAGATGGGTGAGCTTCTCCCAAGCACAGGAGGGGCTGGAGTTCCTCAAGGAACACACCCCTGCAGCCATCATCTTGGATGAAGGCTTGAACCCCGATGCTTTTGCCATCGCCGGGCGGCTTAAAATGATCAAGCGCCTTCGGGACGTGCCACTGGTACTCCTGGTGTCCGAGCAAAACGAACGTACTACCATCACGGCTGAAGTCTCTCGGGTGGATCACCTCCTTCCCAAACCGATAGACCGCCGCCGGCTCAAGAGCCTGTTGCGTTCCTTGGCTCACCCCCGCTCAGAGAACCCCCTGGTAGACTAG